Genomic window (Pseudomonas sp. MM211):
TCGATCTCCAGGGTGTTGCCCTCGAGCGCGACGTTCAGCGTGGCGACACCGTGCTCATGTTTGCCGAGGCTACCGTGTTCATGGTCGTGATCGTGGTCATGGTTCTGTGCGTGAACAGCGGCCAGAGGAAGCAGGGCGAAGGGCAGGGCGAGCAATAGGCGGCGCATGAAAAGGCTCCGATGCGTTGAAGGTATTGATACGTTATAACAAATTTATGGGCGGAGATAGAGGGGATGCTTGGTTTGCCTGCCTGTGGGAGCATGGCATCCGGATAGTTTGGAGGTGGTGATGGTGCGTATTCGTGGACGGATCGGCGACTGGCCGGTGGATTTGACGGTGGAACTCGATCCACAGGACTGGGCGCAACTGACGGCAGCTGTACCGGTGGCTGCGCAGAGCACGGCCGCGGCGACACCTCAGACGGTTCAGCCTGATCAGGACGGCCAATGGCAAACGGTACTCGAGCTGTTGCGCCGCGCCGGGCGTGTCGAGGGGCCGCAGTTGTTGGCGCAACTGGCTGCTCTGGCTGGCGGTGAGGTGGCGGGCAAGCGCTTGTTGGTGCGCCTGCGTCATTGCGAGCAGGTACGCATGGAAACCGGCCCGGATGCGCCGGTTTATTGCTGGGTAGAACAGTCGTAACCAGCAAGTCTTTGTAGGAGCCGGCTTGCCGGCGATAGCGATGTCGACATCAACATTGCATCTCCGGCAAGCGAGCTCCTACGGGACAGGTTCTCGGAATTAATAGAGGGCCTGATACACCCGGCGGCGGTAGGTGGTCACCAGCGGGTGGTCGTTGCCGAGCAGGTCGAACACTTGCAGCAGGGTCTTGTGGGGCAGGCCGTCGGCGTAGTTGCGGTTGCGCACGAAGAGTTTCAGCAGGGCCTCCAGAGCCGGCTCGTATTGCTGACGGGCGAGCTGCTGGATGGCCAGTTGTAGAGTGGCCTCGTCGTCTTCTGCATTCTGCGCCAGGCGACTCTTCAGGGTGGCGGCATCCGGCAGTTCGGCCGCTTCGCGCAGGAAGGTCAGTTGCGCGCGTGCACCAGCCAGGGCCTGTTTGTGTTCATCACCCTTTACCGCATCGAGTACCTGCTGCGCCTCGCCCAGTTCGCCACGCTCGGCCAGGCAGCGGGCATACAGAATCAGCGCGGCAGCGTTGCTGTTGTCCTCGCCGAGTTTCTGCTTGAGCAGGGCTTCGGCCTCGCCGATGCGGCCATCGGCGAAGGCTTGCTGGGCTACTTCCAGCAGGTCGGCCTCAGGCGCAGCAGGCTCGGCGACATGGGGCTGCAGCAGGGCGCGGATCGCCGATTCGGGTTGCGCGCCCTGGAAACCGTCGACCGGTTGACCATTCTTGAACAGCACCACGGTCGGCAAACTGCGGATGCCGAAACGGGCGACGATTTCCTGCTCGATATCGCAGTTGACCTTGGCCAGTAGCAATTCACCCTGATAGCCCACGGTGATCTGCTCCAGCAACGGCATCAGCGCCTTGCAGGGCGCGCACCATTCGGCCCAGAAGTCCACCAGCACAGGCTTGGTGAAGGAGTTCTCGATGACCAGTTGCTCAAACTGGGCGGCGCCGTTGATCTCGAAGATATAGGGGGTGTCGCTCATGGTCGGTCTCTGTCCGGGCGAAAATGGGTATGACTATAAATGCGGGCGCAGGTGCGCGGCTACAAGGGGCCACCTTCGGCATGATAGAGGCTGACGTGGCGGAAGGTTTCCGGCTCTGCCAGATCCGGCCAGGTACAACCCTCCAGGCCGCCGATGCGTCGATAGGCCGGATGACTGAAGTCCCGCACTCGAGAGTCAGCAACCAACACCTGGCGGGCATGTTCGAGAACGCGGTCGAGCAGGGGCAGGTTGGCGCGGTCGTAGAGCACGTCGGCGACGATCGCCAGGTCGTAGTCACACCGTTCGGCGAACAGATCACTCGAGTATTCCAGCTGCACGCCATTGAGTTCGGCATTGGCCTGGCAGGCCGCTAGCGCCAGCGGATCCAGGTCGCAGGCCACCACCTGCGCCGCGCCTGCCCGCACGGCAGCGATGGCTGCCACGCCTGAGCCGCTACCGACATCCAGCACCCGTTTGCCGCGTACCCATTCCGGGTGCTGGGCCAGCCAGTCCACCAGTACCAGGCCACTGGCCCAGCAGAAGCACCAGTAAGGTGGCTCCTCGAGAATGCGTCGAGTTTCTTCAGGGCTGAAGCAGCGATCCATGTTCGCCGGGTCGATCAACCACAGGCGCAGGTCGGTACCCGGCAGGGTGGTCGCGCTCACGCGGGCATCGCCGAGCAGTTCGCCGAGGGCCGCCTGCAGGTGGTGCGGTGGTGTCACAGCGCAGGCGTTACGCGCACTTCGCCGAGTGTTTGGCTCTGCGGCTCACGGATCAACTGGCTAGGCATGTGCAACACCAGCTTGCCCGACTGATGAACGCGGCCGCGCAGCTCTACGCGGATGCCCTGATCGAAGTTCTCGGGGTTGAACTGCAGGCGGAACGGCAACGGTGCACCGGTTCCACGCAGCAGGATGTTACCCAGCAGCTTGTGAGGCAGACCGCGTTCATTGATGGTCATGAGTGCCAGTTCCACATCGGCGCCTGCTGGCACGTCGAGTAACGTGCCGGTTATTTCGCGCAGATGCGTCGGCGTCGCAGCAGGTTCCTGTTGGGGCGCAGGCGCTGCGGGTGGGGCGGCAGGTGGTGGTGTTTCGCCGGCGCAAGCGACGAGCAAGGCGGCGAGACTGAGCAGGGCGAGCGGGCGCAATGGCATGGAGGGATCCTGGCAGGCGGGCAATGCCTGGATTCTCCCCATAGCCACCGGTGAATGCAAAGGAAAGTGGCCCTGCGGCGCTTGGCACCGGGTCGGGTGGATGCGCTACCATGCTGGCTTTCCCGCCTGGCTTTCCCAACCATGCACTGCCCCTTCTGCTCTGCCAACGACACCAAGGTCATCGATTCGCGTCTGGTCGCCGAGGGCGATCAGGTGCGTCGCCGCCGAGAATGCCTGGCCTGTGGTGAGCGTTTCACCACCTTCGAGACCGCCGAGCTGGTGATGCCACGCCTGATCAAGCAGGACGGCAGCCGCCAGCCCTTCGACGAAGACAAGCTGCGCGCCGGCATGCAGCGTGCGCTGGAAAAACGCCCGGTGAGCATCGAGCGGCTGGAGGCGGCCATCGCCCATATCAAACATCGACTACGGGCCACTGGCGAGCGCGAGATCAAGTCGCTGGTGCTTGGCGAGCTGGTGATGACCGAGCTGCAGAAACTCGACGAAGTGGCCTATATCCGCTTCGCTTCGGTGTATCGCCGCTTCCAGGATCTCAATGAATTCCGTGAGGAAATCGACCGTCTTTCCCGCGAGCCCAATCAGGACTGAGATGAGCACCAACGATCAGGCATTCATGGCCCGCGCGATCGAGTTGGCGCGCAAGGGGCTGTATTCCACTCACCCCAATCCCCGTGTCGGTTGCGTGATCGTGCGCGACGGCAAGATCGTTGGCGAAGGCTGGCACGCCAAGGCCGGCGAGCCCCATGCCGAGGTGTACGCCTTGCGTCAGGCCGGCGACAAAGCGCGCGGCGCCACCGCCTACGTTACCCTCGAGCCGTGCAGCCACCATGGGCGCACACCGCCCTGCGCGGATGCTCTGGTCGAGGCAGGCGTCGCCAGGGTGGTAGCGGCCATGCAGGATCCCAACCCGCAGGTGGCCGGCAGGGGGCTGTTGAGGCTGATGAATGCCGGCATCTCGGTGCAAGGCGGTGTGTTGGAAAGTGAGGCGCGGGCGCTGAATGCCGGCTTCGTCAAGCGAATGGAAAAGGGCCTGCCGCTGGTGCGCGTCAAGCTCGCCATGAGCCTGGACGGGCGCACGGCCATGGCCAGCGGCGAAAGCCAATGGATCACCGGGCCGGCCGCTCGTGCTGCGGTGCAACGACTGCGGGCGCGCTCGAGTGTTGTGCTGAGTGGTGCTGACACGCTGCTGGCCGATGGAGCGCGCTTGACGGTAAGACCCGACGAGCTGGGCCTGGGCGCCGAACTCACGGCGCTGGCTCAGGCGCGCCCGCCGCTGCGCGTGCTGGTCGATGGGCGTTTGCGTGTTCCGCTGAGTGCGCCGTTCTTCCAGGCTGGTTCAGCGTTGGTGGCGACTTGCGCGGCGGCAGCCTCGCGGGATCGCTACCTCGATGAGGGTCACGAACTACTGGCGATACCGGGCAACAACGGCCATGTCGATCTGCGCAAGCTGCTGCTCGAGCTTGCTAGTCGGGGGGCCAACGAGGTGTTGGTTGAGGCTGGGCCGAAACTGGCTGGCGCTTTCGCCCGGCTGGGACTGGTCGATGAATACCAGTTGTTCGTCGCCCCCAAGTTCCTTGGCTCCAGTGCCAGGCCGCTGCTCGATCTGCCCCTGGCGCGGATGGCCGAGGCCAAGCCGTTGAAGATCGTCGACATGCGTGCAGTGGGTGACGATTGGCGAATCATCGCCGTGCCCGACCCCGCCTCCTGAAGACGCCGCTGGCGCACGCCCGCCGTGCACCGCAGCTGCAACTATGGTAAAAAGCTGTCGGCCGCACAGCGCGGCCAAAACGTTCTCAGGGCGGGGTGTAATTCCCCACCGGCGGTAATGGCGCGCAATGCTCCTAGCCCGCGAGCGCCCGGTACGGCCACCAGCCGCCCGGGGACAAGCAGATCCGGTGTGATTCCGGAGCCGACGGTATAGTCCGGATGAAGAGAGAGCGGGATTGCCTGGCTGGGCGCCCTTGTGGCTGCCGCATGTCTGTACTGTCCCTATCGATCAAAGCTGCCCTGTTTTAGCCATAAACAGGAGTTGAACATGTCCATTACTTCTCAAGTACGCCGGGTCGCCTTCGTGCAGGCCTGCTGGCACCGCGAAATCGTCGATCAGTCCCGCAATGCCTTTATCGAAGAAATGCAGCGCCAGGGCTATGCCGCTGGCGAGATCGACTGCTTCGAAGTCGGCGGCGCCTTCGAAATTCCCCTGCATGCCAAGCGTCTGGCCAAGAGCGGCCGCTATGCTGGCATCGTCGCTGCCGGGCTGGTGGTCGATGGCGGCATCTACCGTCACGAGTTTGTCGCCCAGGCGGTGATCGAGGGCCTGATGCAGGTGCAGCTGGAAACCGACGTACCGGTGTTCTCTGCAGTGCTTACGCCCCACCATTTCCATGCCGGCGAAGAGCACCAGACGTTCTTCCGCGAGCATTTCCTGGTCAAGGGTGCCGAAGCGGCGCGTACTTGTGCCGATACGCTGCGCAAGCTCAAAGAACTGCCGGTCTGACGAGGAGCACTTAATGTTCACTGGAATCATCGCATCCATCGGCAGCATTGCCGCCATCACCCCCAAGGGCGGCGATGTGCGTGTCTACGTCAAGACCGCCAAGCTCGACCTGGCTGATGTGGCTCTGGGCGATAGCATCGCGGTCAATGGTGTGTGCCTGACCGCGGTCGAATTGCCAGGCGACGGCTTTTGGGCCGATGTCAGCCGCGAAACCCTGGCGCGTACTGCCTTTATCGATCTCAAGACCGGTAGCCCGGTCAATCTGGAAAAGGCCCTGACGCCTACCACTCGCCTGGGTGGCCATCTGGTTAGCGGTCATGTCGATGGCGTCGGCGAGATCATTTCCCGTGAGGAGAACGCCCGCGCCATCCAGTTCAAGGTGCGGGCCCCGCGCGAGTTGGCCAAGTACATCGCCCACAAGGGTTCGATTACCGTCGACGGTACCAGCCTCACGGTGAATGCCGTGGATGGTGCCGAGTTCGAACTGACCATCGTGCCGCACACCTTGGCCGAAACCATCATGGCCGACTACCGCCCCGGGCGCCGGGTCAATCTCGAGGTCGACCTGCTGGCCCGTTACCTGGAGCG
Coding sequences:
- the trxA gene encoding thioredoxin → MSDTPYIFEINGAAQFEQLVIENSFTKPVLVDFWAEWCAPCKALMPLLEQITVGYQGELLLAKVNCDIEQEIVARFGIRSLPTVVLFKNGQPVDGFQGAQPESAIRALLQPHVAEPAAPEADLLEVAQQAFADGRIGEAEALLKQKLGEDNSNAAALILYARCLAERGELGEAQQVLDAVKGDEHKQALAGARAQLTFLREAAELPDAATLKSRLAQNAEDDEATLQLAIQQLARQQYEPALEALLKLFVRNRNYADGLPHKTLLQVFDLLGNDHPLVTTYRRRVYQALY
- a CDS encoding class I SAM-dependent methyltransferase, translated to MTPPHHLQAALGELLGDARVSATTLPGTDLRLWLIDPANMDRCFSPEETRRILEEPPYWCFCWASGLVLVDWLAQHPEWVRGKRVLDVGSGSGVAAIAAVRAGAAQVVACDLDPLALAACQANAELNGVQLEYSSDLFAERCDYDLAIVADVLYDRANLPLLDRVLEHARQVLVADSRVRDFSHPAYRRIGGLEGCTWPDLAEPETFRHVSLYHAEGGPL
- a CDS encoding YbaY family lipoprotein; its protein translation is MPLRPLALLSLAALLVACAGETPPPAAPPAAPAPQQEPAATPTHLREITGTLLDVPAGADVELALMTINERGLPHKLLGNILLRGTGAPLPFRLQFNPENFDQGIRVELRGRVHQSGKLVLHMPSQLIREPQSQTLGEVRVTPAL
- the nrdR gene encoding transcriptional regulator NrdR, encoding MHCPFCSANDTKVIDSRLVAEGDQVRRRRECLACGERFTTFETAELVMPRLIKQDGSRQPFDEDKLRAGMQRALEKRPVSIERLEAAIAHIKHRLRATGEREIKSLVLGELVMTELQKLDEVAYIRFASVYRRFQDLNEFREEIDRLSREPNQD
- the ribD gene encoding bifunctional diaminohydroxyphosphoribosylaminopyrimidine deaminase/5-amino-6-(5-phosphoribosylamino)uracil reductase RibD, whose translation is MSTNDQAFMARAIELARKGLYSTHPNPRVGCVIVRDGKIVGEGWHAKAGEPHAEVYALRQAGDKARGATAYVTLEPCSHHGRTPPCADALVEAGVARVVAAMQDPNPQVAGRGLLRLMNAGISVQGGVLESEARALNAGFVKRMEKGLPLVRVKLAMSLDGRTAMASGESQWITGPAARAAVQRLRARSSVVLSGADTLLADGARLTVRPDELGLGAELTALAQARPPLRVLVDGRLRVPLSAPFFQAGSALVATCAAAASRDRYLDEGHELLAIPGNNGHVDLRKLLLELASRGANEVLVEAGPKLAGAFARLGLVDEYQLFVAPKFLGSSARPLLDLPLARMAEAKPLKIVDMRAVGDDWRIIAVPDPAS
- a CDS encoding 6,7-dimethyl-8-ribityllumazine synthase, translating into MSITSQVRRVAFVQACWHREIVDQSRNAFIEEMQRQGYAAGEIDCFEVGGAFEIPLHAKRLAKSGRYAGIVAAGLVVDGGIYRHEFVAQAVIEGLMQVQLETDVPVFSAVLTPHHFHAGEEHQTFFREHFLVKGAEAARTCADTLRKLKELPV
- a CDS encoding riboflavin synthase: MFTGIIASIGSIAAITPKGGDVRVYVKTAKLDLADVALGDSIAVNGVCLTAVELPGDGFWADVSRETLARTAFIDLKTGSPVNLEKALTPTTRLGGHLVSGHVDGVGEIISREENARAIQFKVRAPRELAKYIAHKGSITVDGTSLTVNAVDGAEFELTIVPHTLAETIMADYRPGRRVNLEVDLLARYLERLLLGDKAAEPSSAGLTEGFLAEHGYLKN